The window GGTCGTGCTCGCGCGCCATGCCGAGCGGCGCGCCCTCGGCCTTGTCGCGGCCGATGATGGTCTGCTGCTCCTGCAGCGGCGTGCGGTCCCACCGCTCGACGAGCGTCCGGATGATCCGCACCGCCTGGTAGGTGCCGCCGCGCGCCCAGGCGGGCTCGCCCGACCCCTCGCCCACCCACACGATGCGATCCATCAGGGCGGCATCCTTGGCGTCGAGGTTGGCGGTGCCGTCCTTGAAGCCGAGGAGGTTGCGGGCCGTGTCGCGCCCCTGCGTCTTGATCGTGTGCGGCGGCAGAAAGCCGTCCTGCTTCCAGCGCAGCGCGAGGTCGGCGGGGAACTCCTTCAGCACCGCGCGGAGCGCGTGAATGTTGGTCTCGGCCGTGTTGCTGTTGAACTGAATCAGGAGGTCGCCGTGGCAGCAGTCCCCGTCGAGCGCGTCGTTGGGGAAGGCCGTCATCGCGACGAGCCGCTTCGGCCGCTGCGGGGCGAGGCCGAAGCGCGCGTCGAACAGGGAGGCGCCGAAGGCCACCGTCATCGACAGGTTGTCGGTCATGCCCGCCGGGCCGAGGAGGCCGTTGTCGGGCGGGGGCATCTTGTCGTCGGTGGGCTGCGGGAACTCGCCCCCCATCAGGGCGGCGGTGCGGGCGGTGAGCCGCCGCATCAGCGCCGCGAGGTCCTCGCGCGAATCCGCCAGCACGTCGAAGGAGGCGAGCAGCGCCGCCGCGGGCTGCGGGGTGACGATGCCGGCCTGGTGCGGGCCGTAGAAGCTCTGACGGTCGAGCGTGCCGTCGCTGTCGGGCTGCGCGCGGCGCTCCTCCTGCGCGGTCGCGGCCAGGGCCGCGGTCGGCGCCAGGCCGGCCGCGCCCGCCAGGCCGAGCAGGCCGAGCAGGCTGCGGCGCCCGGGGCAGGACGGGGCGTCGGCCGGGGCCGGCGCCGCGCCGAAGGGGCATCGCCCGAGATCGTTCCTGTCCGTCATCGGTCCTTCTCTCCGCCCTTCCATTCTGGTCCGTTCGGTCGGAACGCTCAGGTGCCGCGCGATGCGCCTCCCCTCTCCCTTGTGAAGAGGGGTCGGGGGTGAGGGTAAAGCGGCGCGTTTCCAGGGTGGAGCACGGGCCTGCCCGTTCCGCGGCGCTCCCCCGGCCCCTCACCCCCGACCCCTCTCCACAAGGGAGAGGGGAGCGGCCAACGTCGCGCCAACCGGAACGTCGCGTCGGCCTCAGTCGATGCCGAGCGTGCCGCGCAGCGTCGACAGATCCTCGGCCAGCGCCGTCACCGGCCCTTTCAGCTTGTTGCGGTCCTCGGGGGTCAGCTTGTCGTAGGACTCGAAGCCGTGGGCGGTCCTGTACTTGGCCAGCACCGCGTCGACCTTGGCGAAGTTGCCCTTCACGCGGGTGACGAGGGAAGGGTCGCGCTTCTGCACGAGGGGGTCGAGCAGCGCCACGATCTTCTGCGCGCCGTCGACGTTGGCCTGGAAGTCGACGAGGTCGGTGCGGCTGTAGCGGTCCTCCTCGCCGGAGATCTTCTTGGACGCGACCTCCTCGATGAGGTCGGCGGCGCCGCCCACCATGCTCTTCGGCGTGATAGTCAGGTCGGCGATGCGCTTGCGGAGGTCCTCGCAGTCCGCCATCAGCTTGTCGGCGACCGGGGCGAGGCCCGCGGTCGACTTGTCGGCGAACAGGCCCTTCTCGATGCGGTGGAAGCCCAGGAAGCCGGGGTCCTCGGCCTTCTTCTCGTAGTCGTCCTCGCGGCTGTCCATCGAGCCGTCGAGGTCGTTGAACAGCTCGGCGATGGGCTCGATGCGCTCGTAGTGCTCGTGGGCCGGGGCGTAGAGCGCCTGGGCCTGCTCCAGCTTGCCGGCCTTGACCGCGTCCGTGAAGGCCTTGGTGGCCGTCACCATGGCGTCGACCTGGCGAGACACGTAGACCTTGTACTCGGCCAGCGGGCCGACGAGGTCCATCGGCGACGGCGGCGGGCCCTTGGGCGCCTCGGCCTTGGCGGCCTTCTCGTCCGCCGGCTTGGCGTCGGCCGCCGCGGCCACGGGAACGGCCGGAGCGGCAGCGGCGGGCGCGTCGGCGGCCGCGACCTTCAGGCTGCCCTTGGGGTTCGACAGCAGGCCGCAGGTCATCTGGTAGTCGCCCGCGTCGAGCGTGGCGGTCAGCGTCTGGGTGAAGCCGGGGATGATGTTCTCGCGCTCCTCGACGACGTCGACGCCGCGGAGGATCTCCCATTCCACGGCGCGCTTGGAGTCGTTCTTGATCTTGAAGACCGACTTGCCGGGCGCGACCGTGACGCTCGCCGGCTCGCACCCCTTGTCGGTGATGCTCACGCCGACCGGCGCGCCGTCGGCGGCGCGGGCCGCCGACAGGGCGCCCGCCGCGCAGAGCGCGGCGAGGCTGACGGAAAGGCGGACGGCGGTCTTCATGGAGCGTGTTTCCTTCGGTTCTCGTGTCGGTCAGGCCGGCCGCGGCGCCGGCGCGGCGGAACGGCTCGGCGCGAGGAGCAGCCACAGGGCGGGGATCAGGAAGGCGAAATAGACCAGCACCTCGCCGACCGTCGGCGCGTCCTGGTAGCCGAAGATGCCGGAAAGCAGCGTGCCGAGCGTGCCGTCCGCGGGCAGCACGTTCGACAGGTCGAAGGCCTGCCCCTGCAGGCCGTTCCACAGGCCGGCCTCGTGGAAGGAGCGCAGCGCCGTCGACAGCAGGCCCGCCGCCACGAAGACGATCAGCGCGCTGGTCCAGGTGAAGAAGCGGCGCAGGTCGAGCCTGTAGCCGCCATATGTGATGGCGGCGCCGAAGCCCACCGCGGTGAGCACGCCGAGCAGCGCGCCGGCGGGCGGGCCCCAGCCGAGGTCCTGCTGGAAGGTGGCGAGCAGGAAGAACACGGATTCCAGCCCCTCGCGCCCCACCGCGAAGAATGCCATCAGCACGAGGCCCATTCCACCCCCCATGCCGCCGCCCGACGAGCGCGCCAGCGCGGCTTCGACGGAGTCGTGCAGCTCGGCCTTGATGCTCTTCGCGGCCTTCTTCATCCAGAAGACCATGGAGGTGAGCACGCCGACGGCGACCAGCGCCACCGCGCCCTCGAAGAACTCCTGGCTCTTCTGCGGGAACTCGGCCTCGGCGGCGTTCATGGCGATGCCGAGCGCGAGGCACAGCGCCGCGGCCACGGCCACCCCGGTCCACACGGCCGGCATGAAGCGGGACCGGCCGGTCTGTTTCAGGTAGGCCGCGACGATGCCGACGATCAGCGCCGCCTCGATCCCCTCGCGCAGC is drawn from Lichenibacterium dinghuense and contains these coding sequences:
- the efeB gene encoding iron uptake transporter deferrochelatase/peroxidase subunit; translated protein: MTDRNDLGRCPFGAAPAPADAPSCPGRRSLLGLLGLAGAAGLAPTAALAATAQEERRAQPDSDGTLDRQSFYGPHQAGIVTPQPAAALLASFDVLADSREDLAALMRRLTARTAALMGGEFPQPTDDKMPPPDNGLLGPAGMTDNLSMTVAFGASLFDARFGLAPQRPKRLVAMTAFPNDALDGDCCHGDLLIQFNSNTAETNIHALRAVLKEFPADLALRWKQDGFLPPHTIKTQGRDTARNLLGFKDGTANLDAKDAALMDRIVWVGEGSGEPAWARGGTYQAVRIIRTLVERWDRTPLQEQQTIIGRDKAEGAPLGMAREHDLPDYLADPEGHRVPLDAHIRRANPRDAASADSLILRRAYNYSNGLTKAGQLDMGLLFAAFQSDLDRGFVAVQTRLNGEPLEEYVKPVGGGYFFALPGVESPRDYLAKALLETSV
- the efeO gene encoding iron uptake system protein EfeO; protein product: MKTAVRLSVSLAALCAAGALSAARAADGAPVGVSITDKGCEPASVTVAPGKSVFKIKNDSKRAVEWEILRGVDVVEERENIIPGFTQTLTATLDAGDYQMTCGLLSNPKGSLKVAAADAPAAAAPAVPVAAAADAKPADEKAAKAEAPKGPPPSPMDLVGPLAEYKVYVSRQVDAMVTATKAFTDAVKAGKLEQAQALYAPAHEHYERIEPIAELFNDLDGSMDSREDDYEKKAEDPGFLGFHRIEKGLFADKSTAGLAPVADKLMADCEDLRKRIADLTITPKSMVGGAADLIEEVASKKISGEEDRYSRTDLVDFQANVDGAQKIVALLDPLVQKRDPSLVTRVKGNFAKVDAVLAKYRTAHGFESYDKLTPEDRNKLKGPVTALAEDLSTLRGTLGID
- the efeU gene encoding iron uptake transporter permease EfeU produces the protein MLVAYLIMLREGIEAALIVGIVAAYLKQTGRSRFMPAVWTGVAVAAALCLALGIAMNAAEAEFPQKSQEFFEGAVALVAVGVLTSMVFWMKKAAKSIKAELHDSVEAALARSSGGGMGGGMGLVLMAFFAVGREGLESVFFLLATFQQDLGWGPPAGALLGVLTAVGFGAAITYGGYRLDLRRFFTWTSALIVFVAAGLLSTALRSFHEAGLWNGLQGQAFDLSNVLPADGTLGTLLSGIFGYQDAPTVGEVLVYFAFLIPALWLLLAPSRSAAPAPRPA